A window from Plasmodium chabaudi chabaudi strain AS genome assembly, chromosome: 11 encodes these proteins:
- a CDS encoding DNA-directed RNA polymerases I, II, and III subunit RPABC1, putative: protein MEDPVTRFYKCRKTCCEMLEDRGYIITAREKLENFAAFKELFEENEKLRSRMTIITSHKNDASNKIIVYFVDEVKKTGVKPLRELTEKMDEKSIQRAILVTQNTLTPFAKDAIKEAAPRHIIENFLDTELLVNITKHELVPKHIPLTSDEKRNLLQRYKIKENKLPRIQDVDPVCRYFGLSKGQVVKIIRPSETAGRYVTYRLVV from the exons atggaaGATCCAGTTACTCGGTTTTATAAATGCCGAAAAACATGTTGTGAAATGCTTGAAGATAGAggatatataataacagCCAGAGAAAAACTCGAAAATTTTGCTGCCTTTAAAGAATTatttgaagaaaatgaaaaatt aCGGTCAAGAATGACTATAATCACAAGTCACAAAAATGATGcaagtaataaaataattgtttattttgttgatgaagttaaaaaaactGGAGTTAAACCTTTAAGAGa ATTAACTGAAAAAATGGATGAAAAATCAATACAAAGAGCAATTCTTGTAACACAAAATACTTTAACACCTTTTGCTAAAGAT GCAATCAAGGAAGCCGCCCCAAGACATATCATCGAAAATTTTTTGGACACCGAATTATTG GTTAACATAACAAAGCACGAACTAGTTCCAAAACATATTCCTCTAACAAGCGATGAAAAACGAAATTTGCTACAAAGATACAAG attaaagaaaataaacttCCCAGAATTCAAGATGTTGATCCTGTTTGTCGATATTTCGGATTATCAAAGGGACAa GTTGTCAAAATAATTAGGCCAAGTGAAACTGCAGGAAGATATGTCACATATAGACTCGTGGTTTAA